Part of the Xiphophorus maculatus strain JP 163 A chromosome 3, X_maculatus-5.0-male, whole genome shotgun sequence genome, ATGACCTACGCTGGGCGGctttccaaacaaaacaaaaccaaaaaaaaaaaacaacgaacatttaaaataaccaaacattATACAAAAACAACTGCAGCCAAGTGGGAAGGGTGATATCATTCTGTCTGTCTTTTCCCTCGTCAATCGTTCTGTCGTTCTGTGCCGGCGGGGCGGGGCGGGGCCATCAGTCGGAGTTATCCGAGTGGTCGGTGCGGGGCGAAGTGCCGGAGGGGGGCGAGGTCCGACCCTGCCAGTTTCCGTTAGTCTGCGGGATCCAAAGAGACAAAATCAACATCAACAAACCGCATTGTGCAATAAAAAGTATACTTGAAAATCGGTATACTTGATTTTCAAGTATACTGAAAATCAATCTATGAATTTGCATATAATctctttttcctccatttcttgTTGGGTTCAAAGTTCCCACCTCTGTAAAAAAGGAacctgcaacattttttttactctctggtcaattagttttattaggtgtttgattttagaaagaaaataaaattctgcagGTCGGACCTTTAAAACATTGCATTTAGAAACTGGTATCACTTAAATCCTGATTGGTCTAACTGGCCTCTGCACATTAATGCATGTCTTTGGTGTGAAGGACTTTGGATAATGTCAACATctgccattttcttttcttcttcttgtggcACTAAGCAAAAGgtaatgtaaaatgaaaagatcTGACAATATTTAGAAGGAAAGTATGAAAAGAAAGTATGAACAAGCTTTTATATCAATGTCGCTAAGAAGAAAATATTGGTTTTCTGGCACTTTGGCAGTGAAGTAAGAGAAACGTAATGCTAAGCAAACCCTCAGTTCAGTAACAGgtttaagtgttttttgtcaAGTAAAATTATGTATGTATTAGTGTGTTAATAACAAACTTAATCCCAATTTCTGTCAAAACTCATACCCCTTATCATATTCCAACAGCTTTCTTATTTAGTTACTGGAAGAGTGATCAGAAAGtctactgtttttgtttgaatcaGGTGCTTTCAAACCTGAGGTGTTCAgtcagtttaaaacaaactctggaTGCTTTCTCAGAACTACTATTCATATGACTTTACCTGAAACAAAACCCAGAAACAAGTATGTTTCTGTAGGAACTATAGGTATGGAAACAGCCACACAGTGTCAGATTTGACAAGATCTGGGTCcttcttgaaaatattttcaaatattaacaTCAGATCAGTTCCTTATGCCCTCCATGTCTAATTCTGATCCCAAAACTCAACAGAAAATACTTCTCTCCCATTCCATCTAAATGTATGAAGCAGCAGCTCACATGCATGTCTGTTCAGGAATGTATCTTTGTCGCCCTCTTGTGACGGGTTGATGGACAACATCGATCTGAGTAACATCAAGCTTTGCCTTGAGAGAGATGCCTGCATGCAACTTTACTGGTTTTGATCTTTAAATGATTGACAAGCAAGTCACAAAATAAAGACACGATCTGCAGCACCTGCATCTGGTAGGAGGACTGCTCGCCGTTCACAGATGGAACCCCGAGGAACATGTCCGCTGAGCCCGACAGGGAGAACGACCCCGACCCTGAAAacgaagaaaaaaatctttcgTTTTCATCCACAGCATTACATctctgtagatttttttctgtgtaggAAGCTGCTTAGCTCCCTAACAGTGGGAAGTTTACCGTCTCGTACCTGTGGAGTTTGGAGTGTGTGGAGAATCGTCTCCCTGTCTGGCTCCTAAAGCCGTCTTCATGGCGTAAAGGTTGGCCTCCTCTTGGAACTTGCCGATGTTTTTCTTGTAGCGGATTCGTTTGTTGCCAAACCAGTTGGAGACCTGGGTAAAAATGATTGAAGAAGTAACACCCAAATTATagttttcttacaaataaaaatacaaaacgtGGTTTCAGCTATGAGCGTTGAATAacagatttgttaaaaaagCTCTGCTGGTTTATTTATACATGAAGACTTTAACAACCTGCCGAATAACAAACGTTTGTGATTTatggcaacaaaaacagaaagaaaattgaaatGAGGAATTGGCATCTTGTATCAGCAGCATCATTATAATCTcatgaaaaccaaagaaataaaaatcatcctATTATTTCAACTCAATGTCTGAATAGAATCCTGTTTGAAACACCTCACTACAGGAAAGGAATGTGCAACTTCTGACAAACAAATCTTGCTATTTTACCCATTTTCAACATAATTTTCTGTTAAGTTTGGAAAATTCAGGCAGTTATTAGAAATTTATTACACAGATTTAttctccaaataaataaaatatgtagttCAGCAGACTCCTCTGTGAACGTTCACTTTCTTAAGGTGTTAAAGATAAAAGAAAGGTCAGAAACACATCAGCTGTGAGCTCATCTCGACATTTATCACCTCAATCTTGCTGTTGCAAATGTCTGACtctaaatataattataaaagttacaaatttcTGACTATAAAATGACAGAGaaactttttgtttaacatGATCAATTTAAGcctttaatcataaaaaaatgctCATTTGCATCTTGTAAATATGCAACTTTTCAACATTAAAGAATATCCaaatttttcttgtaaatatgtgaaatcaTCACAGTATTTCAGACTTTTTGGTGTAAATTTActttccaattttttaaaatatatttgatcaaattttcCGTCACATCCTGCCAGCTCGTCTCTTTCCATGCGGACAGCGGCTGACCTGAGAGACGGTGATTCCACACTGTTTGGCCAGTTCCTCTTTGGCTTCTTCGCTGGGGTAAGGGTTGGACAGGTGGGAGTAGAAATACTCGTTGAGGACCTCTGTGGCCTGTTTGCTGAAGTTGCGCCTCTTACGCCTGAGGAGAGAGAAACATGTGAGCTCTAACggaataaaaactgaagaaattaaaaaataaaaatctaacagGACAAATAACTATTCAAGCcatctttgactgttttttttttatctttgaccAAATCAAACCTGTattattctcatttttttcatgtacTCAAAGTTTAACTACTAggatttctacacatttttcatggaaaaacatattttatacaaaagCTCACAATAAATGCATGGAATATATCAGAAAAAGAGATGGATGGATACAACAAAATGGTATATTCTTCAATATCTGGAAAACACttaaaagttcacattttttcaGACTGCACATTTCAAAGACCTCTTTACATTATGCATTTATTACAAATCCTGCTATAAACATCAAATAATCATTGGCAATGCTTTCATAAAACCCTTTTAAGTCAGACTTGGAAACTCTTCTCTTCTAGTATCTAGATATTGTATCATCTAAGCCACAATGAGAAGCGGTCAGAACCAAGTTAGCAAGAAGTTGTGTAGTGAGGTGAGACCACTATGAAAGATGACTGAAACAGGGCTGCTTGaacattaaatataaagaaatgatgGAGAATCAGGACCATTGTATGGTGGACTCCAAAAGAAAAGTGGCCACAAACCGCTCACCTGGCATCCAGGAAGCGGGACCTCAGGATCATGACGGCCTCACACGTGCTCTGCTTGAGCTGAGTCTGGATGGAGCTGAACTTGCGGTGGATGATGGCCACCATGCGCTCGATCTCCCGCGGAGTCACGGGCCGCGTGCGCGACTGCTCCCTCAGCAGGTTCATGACGTGAGTGGTGAATTCAGTGCATGCCTGAGTAAAGTTGACATATGAGGGAAACAAAAGGAAGGGATTAAATCTATACTGGAGTTACCAACAATGTGTCTGTATTGATTGTGAGGGAAAGGAAACCCTGAAAAGCTTTTTAAGACAACAAAGAGTTCTGAGAAAGTtagttttaaataactttacatATGCAAAAATCTTAAATAGAATATTAAACACCTGTGGAAAGATCTATTTTAGAAAGTTAACATTGCTAAATGTTGTGTCAAAAGGATTCCTCAGCTGTGAAACTCATAattaaaagagtaaaaacaacTCCCGCCCTCTGTCCACCCACTCTAAAGAGGTATTTTCTGCGAATGCGTGGCCTAACATGCCAAAGGATTTACACTCCTGGAGGGTAGCGTCAGAACAGGCAAGCGTGTACAGGCAATGTCAGCGACACGGTACCTGCTCATACTTCTCCAGCTCAGTGTGGTAGATACTGCGAATCTGGCTCAACTTGCTTTTGTAGTCGGAGTGCTCGAGCGAGCTATCGGGCGACATCCCTCCAGAGCTGGTGGCGGCAGACACGGCGGCGGCAGCCCCGCCTCCTTTCTCCGGCCCGGCGACGCCCTCCGCCAGCAGCATGTTGTCCAAACGGACCAGCTGAGGATCCTGAGGCTCCTCCTCCTGGGTGTTCCTCATAGACAGGCCTGCCGGTTagaacatgtttgtgttttaactcccactaaaatcaaacttttcatgGCACACTcctagtaaaagaaaaatgtgtccaAACACAGAACTTTGTGGTACTTCACCAGTAACCATGAAACATGAACAGACTGGAATCTGTTGGACCAATCAGATCTAAACCCCACTTGATTAGCGACTATTTTCTCCTGGAAACAGATACAAGTCATCTTAATCGAGAAAAGGTTTCTTAAGGAAAGGTTAAGAAACTTTAAAGTCTGTGATGTGTCCATTTACTAAGGATATCTTAATCATGCCTAAATTTGGCACAGTAATCTAAGGGAACActtttgtgaataatttggtTGGGATGGGATCCAACATGCAAGACGAAGGTTTTCATCCAACAACGTCTCTGCAATAAACTGCAAGTGGAGTGATTTGAATTGGCCTCCTGAAGACTGAAACAGTCATGAGAAATATATTGCAGaagtaaaactgaatatttaggaTAAAAACTAGACTAAATAATTTATGCACCTTTGCTTGAAGTTTGTTGGATTCTAATGAATTCCCAGCCATTGCCACACTCTTGCCAggctgttttattaaattttaatatctaaatacaaacatttaatatcAATATATAAAACAGATTGTAAATTAAACGTTCTAAAGCAGGGAACAAAACTTCAGATATCAATGCTTATTTTAGTAGAGTACAGTTTTACTTACATGACTCAAGTCATCTTTTATGTAACttggtgtttattttataaattatggtcaatttcaactttaacaaaagaaacattttaaggcaAGTTAACTTCACTACTTCTTTGCATTAAATGTTGTATTAATCAATTTATATTCAGAATTAATATTATACTACAGGAATAGAACTGTTGCCCAGAAacacagctgtttattcattcacCCTTCCCCCCATACTTATTCAGACAAGGAAGgaagaaactaaaaaacataaaccaaaCTTTTCCATTCTGTTCATATCTGCATCTGAACTCACTTTTATACTTCACACAATCAGCTCACTCAGAAAGCAACAAACCACAATTCAAAGATAAAACACCATCCTGTTAAGAGATCTCATCACCATCAGGAGGCTCTACTTGGTAAGCAATAACATTTCAGATGCCATCCATTAAACTCCTGTACACTAATAACATATTTCAACACCAGGATAGACTTTATTTCAACAACTGAGGTAGATTTAAATGACCAAGATAAAGACAGCTCCAGGAAAATGCCGAGCGCAATGTAGGTTATGTTTAATCAATATCATTGCAATACGTTAACAGTGATATCAcaatattatgttttatgttggTTAAACCACTTTGCAGTTTGTTCTCTTTGTACAAACAGCTACAGTCTAGCCATAATTGCCTGCTTGGAAATGGGTttatacaacaacaacaacaaaaactctcCCACACAAGTTCATAGCTACTTATGTTGGTCTGATAAGGGCTACAATTCTCAGATATTTCTGAAGAGTCAACTGACTCAAAGGGTGCAACTCAATATTATGTCTCTGCATTTTCAAAAAAGCATTTCTGAGAGTCATGTCAACTTTTTCAGAGACTTTTAGTTTTAAtggagttgattttttttttcctccatattTTGACTTGACCACTGAAATATTGATAGtggagcaaaaaaataaaaatatctgcaaaatTTTTCCTTAAAGACAAGCGCTGAGTGACTGCTGTAAGTGTAGGCAGGTATGGTGCAGGTGTTTACTCACAAATCTAAACATAAGTAAAGTGAAGTCAAAACCAATAAATTATGCTGATTTGTTTCAGTGCTCTATTTCTGTTATTTAGGAATGAACCTGCACCTTAATACATCCTGACACATCTAACAATTGCTCCTACAATTATGCATTACACAAACAGCAACTTGGTAACTTAATTTTTATCaagacattattaaaaaagaacaaataatccTATTGAATTGGACATATTTTCAGAACTATGCTGCTTTC contains:
- the LOC102232352 gene encoding pre-B-cell leukemia transcription factor 1-like → MLQQQPLTGNGPSNGRGLGVSGHPGMHALNSVHQPSQHRSDGGESGLEGTENGHETRRDIGDILQQIMTITDQSLDEAQAKKHALNCHRMKPALFSVLCEIKEKTGLSMRNTQEEEPQDPQLVRLDNMLLAEGVAGPEKGGGAAAAVSAATSSGGMSPDSSLEHSDYKSKLSQIRSIYHTELEKYEQACTEFTTHVMNLLREQSRTRPVTPREIERMVAIIHRKFSSIQTQLKQSTCEAVMILRSRFLDARRKRRNFSKQATEVLNEYFYSHLSNPYPSEEAKEELAKQCGITVSQVSNWFGNKRIRYKKNIGKFQEEANLYAMKTALGARQGDDSPHTPNSTGSGSFSLSGSADMFLGVPSVNGEQSSYQMQTNGNWQGRTSPPSGTSPRTDHSDNSD